The stretch of DNA ACAATGTTAGTGTGTTTCGTGAAACTTGTACTTAAATACTTTTTGCTGAcatatgttgttgtttcaggAGAAAAGACCTGCCATATCAAAGGACGGTTCAAAGGAAGTACAGAATTCCCAGTTGGTTTACTAAAATGAATATGTCCTTTCTATCTGAGAAGCACAAATCCCATTTCCCCCTCCTCCTACTCATCTATGTCCCTCTCACCTGTCTATGCCAGACAACCAACGCCAGCTCAACCATACCCACAATGAACACCCCAACCACTTCCTCTCTATTCTCAAATGTTACTTCACTGAAGGGTGTGCCAGGCTGCGGCACAGGACTGCACCCCATCTATAGGTACCTGTGTGACCGCCGGGCAGCATGGGGGATTGTATTGGAGACCTTGGCCTCTTCAGGCTTCCTGTTCAGCATGATTCTCCTCTTTGGCCTGCTGCTCTGGTCCCTTTGGATCTGTATCTCATCCCAGCACCAACGCAGTAGTATTGGAGGCACAGTGGCCTGCATGTCCATGTTCTTGTTGGCCACAGCAGGGATCTTCGCCACCACTTTCTCCTTCATCATCCATCTCACCCCTCAGACCTGCACCACCAGAATCTTCCTCTTCAGCGTGCTGTTCTCCCTGGCCTTCTCCTGCCTGCTGGCTCGCTGCCTTGCCCTGCTGGGCTTCGCTGCTGCCCGGGGCTGGGGAGAGCCTGCCCTTGCCCTGGGTCTCTTCACTGTGCAGGTTATCATCTCCACAGAGTGGCTGATCCTTGTGTTGGTTCGGGACAAGACGCCTTGCGAGTACAGCCAGGAGGAATTTGTCATGCTGCAGATCTATGTCCTGTGCCTCCTGGCTATCAGCTTGATCCTCTCCCTGCACTTCCTGTGCCGCTCCTGCTCCACATACAGCTACAGCTACACAGGGCCCACCAACCAGCAGGGGAGGGTACAGGCCATTGTCCTCTGcctcacactgctgctgtccACCTGCATCTGGGTGGTGTGGATCACTATGCTCACCAGGGGAAACCCTGAGGTGGGCCGCCGGCCACAATGGGACGACCCACTGCTTAGCATTGCATTGGTGGCCAATGGCTGGGTGTTACTGATGGGGCACGGGTTGTCCCAGGTTGCCTTCCTCTGCAGGGGAGAAGCCAAGTCCAAGGATAGCCCTTTGAGCTTCGCCGGCTGGACCAGCCCCAGTGCTGATATCCCAGGACTGGGCAGCcagaaggagggaaaagaaaacagaagctTTGAGACTGATGGTGAGAACAGAAGAGGTGAGAAGCTGTCCTCATTAGCCATATATTGAGTGAAGCTTAATTGAAAGATTGTGAATTATTCTTAGGACTAAACTAGACAAGggacaaaaaataattgtggctgcaactaacaattatttgaatataaattaatctgccaattaattttttgagGAATAAACTGTtttggtctacaaaatgtcagaaaacaaaatcccTGTCACACATCTGAGAATCCAAGGTGACTTCTTTACATTGAT from Xiphias gladius isolate SHS-SW01 ecotype Sanya breed wild chromosome 3, ASM1685928v1, whole genome shotgun sequence encodes:
- the LOC120788234 gene encoding retinoic acid-induced protein 3, yielding MNMSFLSEKHKSHFPLLLLIYVPLTCLCQTTNASSTIPTMNTPTTSSLFSNVTSLKGVPGCGTGLHPIYRYLCDRRAAWGIVLETLASSGFLFSMILLFGLLLWSLWICISSQHQRSSIGGTVACMSMFLLATAGIFATTFSFIIHLTPQTCTTRIFLFSVLFSLAFSCLLARCLALLGFAAARGWGEPALALGLFTVQVIISTEWLILVLVRDKTPCEYSQEEFVMLQIYVLCLLAISLILSLHFLCRSCSTYSYSYTGPTNQQGRVQAIVLCLTLLLSTCIWVVWITMLTRGNPEVGRRPQWDDPLLSIALVANGWVLLMGHGLSQVAFLCRGEAKSKDSPLSFAGWTSPSADIPGLGSQKEGKENRSFETDGENRRGRRTEPTLRSPYESGFSMTEIDPDKDYTIPRPQTTNYREPYDEYYGHD